The following proteins are encoded in a genomic region of Mahella australiensis 50-1 BON:
- the cysK gene encoding cysteine synthase A, translating into MKAVDNVLELIGGTPIVKLHRLVEPNYADVYVKLESFNPGGSVKDRIAYSMIQAAEEQGLLKAGSVIVEPTSGNTGIGLAMIGAAKGYKVILVMPETMSLERRSLLKAYGAELVLTPGTEGMSGAIRKAEELKQQHPEYFIPQQFENPANPDIHRKTTAIEIFEQMDGHIDAFVAGVGTGGTITGVGEALKQRIPSIKIIAVEPAKSPVLSGGKPGPHGIQGIGAGFVPKVLDRDIIDDIVAVKDEDAMNTARRMAHEEGILVGISSGAAVFAALQQAKALGSGHSVVAVAPDTGERYLSTPLFREE; encoded by the coding sequence ATGAAAGCGGTTGATAACGTGTTGGAATTAATAGGCGGCACGCCCATAGTTAAGTTACATAGGCTAGTAGAGCCAAACTATGCTGACGTATATGTGAAGCTTGAGTCGTTTAATCCTGGCGGCAGTGTTAAGGACAGAATAGCTTATAGTATGATACAAGCGGCCGAAGAACAGGGGTTACTCAAGGCGGGTTCTGTTATAGTAGAGCCCACGAGCGGTAATACCGGCATAGGTTTGGCTATGATAGGAGCTGCCAAAGGCTATAAGGTTATATTGGTTATGCCCGAAACCATGAGTTTAGAGAGGCGAAGTCTTCTTAAAGCATACGGTGCGGAGCTTGTGCTGACTCCGGGTACTGAGGGTATGTCGGGAGCTATAAGAAAGGCGGAGGAGTTAAAACAGCAACACCCTGAGTATTTCATACCGCAGCAATTTGAGAATCCGGCCAATCCCGATATTCACAGGAAAACCACGGCTATAGAAATATTTGAGCAAATGGACGGGCATATAGATGCCTTTGTAGCAGGTGTTGGTACCGGTGGTACCATAACCGGCGTTGGCGAAGCGCTTAAACAGCGTATACCCAGTATCAAAATCATAGCGGTAGAGCCTGCAAAATCACCGGTTTTATCTGGCGGGAAACCGGGTCCTCACGGTATACAGGGCATAGGAGCCGGTTTTGTGCCTAAAGTATTGGACAGAGATATAATAGATGATATAGTGGCCGTCAAGGATGAGGACGCTATGAATACTGCACGCCGTATGGCGCATGAAGAAGGCATATTGGTAGGCATATCATCGGGAGCTGCGGTATTTGCTGCACTGCAACAGGCTAAGGCTTTGGGCAGTGGGCATAGTGTAGTGGCGGTGGCTCCGGATACCGGGGAAAGATACCTTAGCACACCGCTCTTTAGAGAAGAATGA